Proteins encoded within one genomic window of Synechococcus sp. PCC 7335:
- a CDS encoding Uma2 family endonuclease, translated as MSPVTAKRFSLEEYHQLAELGFFQEKNRVELIRGEIVYMAAKGVAHEVCITRLCRELLKQIGDTATIRCQSPILLPIHSEPEPDFVIVRNRIDDYMDGHPQPEDILLLVEVSDSSIAYDQSNKLSLYAEYDIAHYWIFNLLDAVLECYKAPYQNPKGSWAYRSKQIYLPTDSVVIPNLPMQT; from the coding sequence ATGTCACCAGTTACTGCCAAACGATTCAGTCTAGAGGAGTATCATCAGCTAGCTGAGCTTGGCTTCTTCCAAGAGAAGAACCGCGTAGAGCTGATTCGAGGTGAGATTGTCTATATGGCAGCTAAAGGCGTAGCGCACGAAGTTTGTATCACCCGTTTGTGCAGAGAATTACTAAAACAGATAGGCGATACTGCCACTATCCGCTGTCAGTCACCTATCTTACTACCTATACACAGCGAACCTGAACCAGACTTTGTGATCGTACGCAATCGCATAGATGACTACATGGATGGCCATCCTCAGCCAGAGGATATCCTACTGTTAGTTGAGGTCTCAGACTCATCAATAGCCTACGACCAAAGCAATAAGCTCTCGCTCTATGCGGAGTACGATATTGCTCACTATTGGATCTTTAACCTCTTAGATGCAGTTTTAGAATGCTATAAAGCTCCCTATCAAAATCCTAAAGGTAGCTGGGCGTATCGTTCCAAACAGATATATCTGCCTACTGATTCAGTCGTTATTCCCAACTTACCTATGCAGACTAA
- a CDS encoding M48 family metalloprotease, with translation MVRINQLKTLLLLMLLSGLIVLAGYLLVGNETGLYYGLAFAAFSSFGSWYYSDQAALSAFKAQPIAREEAPELYERIEKLCDRAELPNPKLYVLPSESPNAFATGRDPEHAAIALTQGIIDLLPPDELDAVIAHELTHVRNRDTLTQAVAGTLSGSLTYLGRILTIGALYVPIARIGRRGNNPLAILFLLVIGPFSAGLLRMAISRTREYAADEGAAEITGNPLALVRALTKLEEIGQKVPIHGNPAFAPLFIVNPLSKEGLMKLFLTHPPTEDRIERLKAIAKGTPSANTSKAMSPAA, from the coding sequence ATGGTCCGAATCAATCAATTAAAAACGCTGCTGTTGCTGATGTTGCTCAGTGGTTTAATCGTGCTAGCAGGCTATCTGCTAGTCGGCAATGAAACGGGTCTGTATTATGGATTGGCGTTTGCTGCTTTCAGTAGCTTTGGTTCTTGGTACTATTCTGATCAGGCAGCCCTATCTGCATTCAAGGCGCAGCCGATAGCACGAGAAGAGGCACCGGAGCTGTACGAACGGATTGAAAAACTATGTGATCGCGCTGAGCTGCCAAATCCTAAACTGTATGTTCTCCCATCGGAGTCACCAAACGCGTTCGCGACTGGGCGCGATCCTGAGCACGCTGCGATCGCGCTTACCCAAGGCATTATCGACCTGCTTCCACCCGACGAACTAGACGCTGTGATTGCCCACGAACTCACCCATGTCCGCAATCGCGACACCCTCACCCAGGCCGTCGCGGGTACTCTTTCAGGTTCATTAACCTATCTCGGACGTATCTTAACTATTGGCGCACTATACGTTCCGATTGCTAGGATAGGACGCCGAGGCAACAATCCTCTAGCCATCTTATTTTTGTTAGTGATTGGCCCTTTCAGCGCTGGACTACTACGCATGGCTATCTCTAGAACCCGAGAATATGCCGCAGATGAAGGCGCCGCTGAAATTACCGGTAATCCTCTTGCCTTGGTCCGTGCCCTGACAAAGCTAGAAGAAATAGGTCAAAAAGTTCCCATTCACGGCAATCCAGCCTTTGCGCCCCTATTTATCGTCAATCCGCTATCAAAAGAAGGCTTGATGAAGCTTTTCCTGACTCATCCACCGACAGAGGACAGAATCGAGCGGCTAAAAGCAATTGCAAAAGGAACTCCCTCTGCGAACACCTCCAAGGCGATGAGTCCCGCTGCTTAG
- the atpC gene encoding ATP synthase F1 subunit epsilon — MSLVVRVVAPDKTVWDDEAEEVILPSTTGQLGILGGHAPLLTALDTGVLRVRSAEGAKEWTAIALMGGFAEVDEDEVTILVNGAERGDSIDQAEAEKAYAAAQEKANSLSVEDRQGTLKANQALKKARARLQAAGGKL; from the coding sequence ATGTCTTTAGTCGTGCGTGTGGTTGCGCCTGATAAAACGGTCTGGGATGACGAAGCTGAAGAAGTGATTTTGCCAAGCACAACTGGTCAGCTGGGCATTTTAGGCGGCCACGCGCCTTTGCTAACAGCGCTAGATACGGGTGTGCTGCGAGTGCGTTCGGCGGAAGGGGCAAAAGAGTGGACTGCGATCGCGCTGATGGGCGGCTTTGCAGAAGTCGACGAGGATGAGGTGACTATCCTTGTCAACGGCGCAGAACGTGGTGATAGTATCGATCAAGCCGAAGCCGAGAAAGCTTATGCAGCAGCCCAAGAAAAGGCAAACAGCCTTTCTGTAGAAGATCGTCAGGGCACGTTGAAAGCAAATCAAGCCCTGAAGAAAGCCCGCGCTCGCTTGCAAGCAGCAGGTGGTAAACTCTAG
- the atpD gene encoding F0F1 ATP synthase subunit beta, which translates to MVSTAEKTNTGYITQIIGPVLDVKFPNGELPKIYNAIKVTGTNPAGQEVTVTCEVQQLLGDSQVRAVSMSSTDGLVRGMEAEDLGSPINVPVGKATLGRIFNVLGEPVDEKGPVDAESSLPIHRPAPELVDLETKPAVFETGIKVVDLLAPYRRGGKVGLFGGAGVGKTVLIQELINNIAKEHSGVSVFGGVGERTREGNDLYNEFIESGVINADDLSQSKVALVYGQMNEPPGARMRVALSALTMAEYFRDVNKQDVLLFVDNIFRFVQAGSEVSALLGRMPSAVGYQPTLGTDMGDLQERIASTTDGSITSIQAVYVPADDLTDPAPATTFAHLDATTTLSRALASKGIYPAVDPLDSTSTMLQPDIVGEEHYGTARAVQSTLQRYKELQDIIAILGLDELSEEDRQVVARARKIEKFLSQPFFVAEVFTGMSGKYVTLEDTIKGFNMILDGELDDVPEQAFYLKGGIEEVIEAAEKMKEDAAK; encoded by the coding sequence ATGGTCTCCACCGCAGAGAAAACAAACACTGGCTACATCACTCAGATTATTGGCCCAGTTTTAGACGTTAAGTTCCCCAATGGCGAACTTCCAAAGATTTATAACGCGATTAAAGTCACGGGCACAAATCCTGCTGGGCAGGAAGTTACGGTTACTTGTGAAGTGCAGCAGCTACTGGGTGACTCTCAGGTTCGTGCGGTCTCGATGAGTTCTACCGATGGACTCGTACGCGGCATGGAAGCTGAGGATTTAGGTAGTCCTATCAACGTCCCGGTTGGGAAAGCAACGCTAGGACGAATTTTCAATGTTTTAGGTGAACCTGTAGACGAGAAAGGTCCTGTCGATGCCGAATCGTCTCTACCTATTCATAGACCTGCGCCTGAGCTTGTCGACCTTGAGACAAAGCCAGCTGTATTTGAGACTGGTATCAAGGTTGTAGACCTACTGGCTCCTTATCGACGCGGCGGAAAAGTTGGGCTATTCGGCGGCGCTGGCGTCGGCAAAACTGTTTTGATTCAAGAGCTAATCAACAACATTGCCAAAGAGCATAGCGGTGTTTCAGTATTTGGTGGCGTTGGCGAGCGCACTCGTGAAGGGAACGATCTCTACAACGAATTCATCGAGTCTGGCGTAATTAATGCCGACGATCTTAGCCAATCGAAAGTGGCTCTAGTGTACGGTCAAATGAATGAGCCGCCTGGTGCTCGCATGCGCGTAGCCCTCTCTGCGCTGACAATGGCTGAGTACTTCCGTGATGTGAACAAGCAAGATGTATTGCTGTTTGTAGATAACATCTTCCGCTTTGTACAGGCCGGTTCTGAAGTATCCGCACTGCTAGGCCGAATGCCTTCTGCGGTAGGTTATCAGCCCACGCTAGGAACCGACATGGGTGACTTGCAAGAGCGGATTGCCTCTACAACCGATGGTTCTATCACCTCTATTCAGGCGGTATACGTGCCTGCGGACGACTTAACCGACCCTGCTCCGGCTACGACCTTTGCCCATCTAGACGCGACTACCACGCTTTCACGGGCATTAGCCTCCAAAGGCATCTATCCGGCGGTAGATCCCTTGGATTCTACTTCCACCATGCTTCAACCAGACATCGTCGGCGAAGAGCACTACGGCACAGCTCGGGCGGTACAGTCCACGCTACAGCGCTACAAGGAACTGCAAGACATCATTGCAATTCTGGGGCTTGATGAGCTTTCTGAAGAAGACCGCCAGGTAGTAGCCCGCGCTCGTAAGATAGAGAAATTCCTTTCTCAGCCTTTCTTTGTTGCAGAAGTCTTTACGGGTATGTCTGGTAAGTACGTCACGCTAGAAGATACTATCAAGGGTTTCAACATGATTCTTGACGGCGAGCTAGATGACGTTCCTGAGCAGGCTTTCTACCTCAAGGGCGGCATTGAAGAGGTGATCGAAGCCGCTGAGAAAATGAAAGAAGACGCTGCTAAGTAA
- the groES gene encoding co-chaperone GroES, which translates to MAAISLGKATLKPLGDRVFVKVSESAEQTAGGIILPDAAKEKPQVGEITAVGPGKVDESGSRQSMDVSVGDKVLYSKYAGTEIKMEGGEYILLSEKDILATVTY; encoded by the coding sequence ATGGCAGCTATCTCTTTAGGTAAAGCAACACTCAAGCCCTTGGGCGATCGCGTATTCGTCAAAGTCAGCGAGTCGGCAGAGCAGACTGCTGGCGGTATCATTTTGCCTGATGCGGCTAAGGAAAAGCCTCAGGTTGGCGAAATTACAGCCGTTGGCCCTGGCAAAGTAGACGAGAGCGGTAGCCGCCAGTCCATGGATGTGAGCGTAGGTGATAAGGTGCTCTATTCCAAATACGCGGGTACCGAAATCAAGATGGAAGGCGGTGAGTACATTTTGCTTTCTGAAAAAGACATTTTAGCTACTGTTACTTATTAG
- the groL gene encoding chaperonin GroEL (60 kDa chaperone family; promotes refolding of misfolded polypeptides especially under stressful conditions; forms two stacked rings of heptamers to form a barrel-shaped 14mer; ends can be capped by GroES; misfolded proteins enter the barrel where they are refolded when GroES binds): protein MAKRIIYNENARRALERGMDILSEAVAVTLGPKGRNVVLEKKFGSPQIVNDGVTIAKEIELEDNVENTGVSLIRQAASKTNDSAGDGTTTATVLAHAIVKEGLRNVAAGANAIALKRGVDKATAYLVDKIAEQAQPVGDSNAIAQVGSISAGNDEEVGQMIANAMEKVGREGVISLEEGKSMFTELEITEGMRFDKGYISPYFVTDPERMEAAFDEPYILITDKKIALVQDLVPVLEQVARGGRPLLIISEDIEKEALATLVVNRLRGVLNVAAVKAPGFGDRRKAMLEDIAILTGGTLITEDAGLKIDTTTLEQLGSARRVTITKDSTTLVAEGNEAAVKSRCDQIRRQIDESESSYDTEKLQERLAKLSGGVAVIKVGAATETEMKDRKLRLEDAINATKAAVEEGIVPGGGTTLAHLSPGLESWATSNLEGEELVGAMIVTRALTSPLKRIAENAGQNGAVIAERVKEKDANVGYNAATNEFVSMLEAGIVDPAKVTRSALQNAASIAAMVLTTECIVVDKPEDDKAPSGGGMGDFDY, encoded by the coding sequence ATGGCAAAACGCATCATCTATAACGAAAATGCCCGACGCGCTCTAGAGCGTGGGATGGACATTTTGTCTGAAGCGGTGGCAGTCACCCTCGGTCCTAAAGGCCGTAACGTCGTACTTGAAAAGAAATTTGGCTCTCCTCAAATTGTCAACGACGGTGTGACTATCGCCAAAGAAATTGAGCTTGAAGATAACGTCGAAAACACTGGCGTCTCGTTGATTCGTCAGGCAGCGTCTAAGACTAACGACTCTGCGGGTGACGGCACGACAACTGCGACTGTACTAGCTCACGCGATTGTTAAAGAAGGCTTGCGCAACGTAGCGGCAGGTGCAAACGCGATCGCCCTCAAGCGCGGCGTTGATAAAGCGACGGCTTATCTCGTCGATAAGATTGCTGAGCAGGCACAGCCAGTGGGTGATTCGAATGCGATCGCCCAGGTGGGTTCTATCTCTGCGGGTAACGATGAAGAAGTCGGTCAAATGATCGCCAACGCTATGGAGAAAGTAGGCCGCGAAGGCGTTATCTCCTTAGAAGAAGGCAAATCGATGTTCACCGAACTCGAGATTACCGAAGGGATGCGCTTTGACAAAGGCTATATCTCGCCTTACTTCGTGACTGACCCCGAACGGATGGAAGCGGCTTTTGATGAGCCCTATATCTTGATCACTGACAAGAAGATTGCCCTTGTACAAGATCTTGTGCCTGTGCTTGAGCAAGTTGCTCGTGGCGGCCGTCCTTTGCTGATCATCTCCGAGGATATCGAGAAAGAAGCGCTAGCTACTTTAGTGGTCAACCGTTTGCGTGGTGTGTTGAATGTAGCTGCGGTCAAAGCACCCGGTTTTGGCGATCGCCGCAAAGCCATGCTTGAAGATATTGCTATTCTCACAGGCGGTACCCTGATTACCGAGGACGCTGGGCTTAAAATTGACACGACCACTCTCGAGCAGCTTGGCTCGGCTCGCCGCGTCACTATCACCAAAGACAGCACAACTTTGGTCGCTGAAGGCAACGAGGCTGCTGTGAAGAGTCGCTGCGATCAGATTCGCCGCCAGATTGACGAGTCTGAATCTAGCTATGACACTGAGAAGCTACAAGAGCGCTTGGCTAAGCTCTCTGGTGGTGTCGCCGTGATCAAAGTCGGGGCTGCAACCGAGACCGAGATGAAAGACCGCAAGCTTCGCCTTGAAGATGCGATCAATGCAACCAAAGCTGCTGTTGAAGAAGGTATCGTTCCTGGCGGCGGCACGACGCTAGCGCACCTTTCTCCTGGTCTAGAGTCCTGGGCGACTTCTAACTTAGAGGGTGAAGAGCTAGTTGGTGCAATGATTGTGACTCGTGCGTTGACTTCACCGCTGAAGCGAATCGCTGAGAACGCCGGTCAAAACGGTGCAGTGATTGCTGAGCGGGTCAAAGAGAAAGACGCCAATGTTGGCTACAACGCGGCGACCAATGAGTTCGTCAGCATGCTAGAAGCTGGTATTGTCGATCCTGCAAAAGTTACCCGTTCTGCTTTGCAAAACGCGGCTTCTATCGCAGCGATGGTGCTAACTACAGAGTGCATTGTCGTTGACAAGCCTGAAGACGATAAAGCTCCATCAGGTGGTGGTATGGGTGATTTTGATTACTAA
- a CDS encoding DUF2358 domain-containing protein, with the protein MKIVKQLTKQQIIEQLKQDYERFPKDQSYGLYAEDVKFKDPMNKFEGVELFRRMIGFIDWFFGDVQMDLHSIEASAPSLIELRWTLNMNPPVPWSSRLHIPGRTELWLSEQNLIESHVDYWSCSRLDVLKQVFKTEA; encoded by the coding sequence ATGAAGATCGTGAAGCAACTAACGAAGCAACAGATCATTGAACAGCTAAAGCAAGACTACGAGAGGTTCCCAAAAGACCAGTCCTATGGTCTCTACGCTGAAGATGTAAAGTTTAAAGACCCAATGAACAAGTTTGAAGGAGTTGAGCTGTTTCGCCGAATGATTGGCTTTATCGACTGGTTCTTTGGGGATGTGCAAATGGATCTGCACAGTATCGAAGCGTCTGCGCCCTCTCTAATTGAGCTGCGGTGGACGCTTAATATGAATCCCCCCGTTCCCTGGTCTTCGAGACTCCATATCCCTGGACGCACGGAGTTATGGCTAAGCGAGCAGAATCTTATTGAGTCGCATGTGGACTATTGGAGTTGCTCACGGTTAGATGTGTTAAAGCAGGTGTTCAAAACAGAAGCTTAA
- the nadB gene encoding L-aspartate oxidase produces MGFDVLVVGGGAAGLYSALCLPTHLKVGLLTKDTLALSASDWAQGGIAAAIAPDDSTTLHIDDTLRAGAGLCEPEAVELLVEEARQCINSLVDLGVAFDRSGQQLAMTLEAAHSRKRVLHAADTTGHAIVLTLAQRVLSQKNIQVFDQSFALDLWIEAGVCKGVCLSQINREGASDIRWLPAQAVVLATGGGGQVFSQTTNPEASTGDGVAMAWRAGASVRDLEFFQFHPTALTKAEAPHFLISEAVRGEGAHLLDSEGYRFAFDYHPDGELAPRDVVSRAIFSHLQKNRGTEVVYLDLSPIEPERIQYRFPNIIRVCKQWGVDLFNQPIPVSPAAHYWMGGIVAGLSSETTIANLYAVGENASTGVHGANRLASNSLLECLVYGAQLRSIRLADKAAIPIATNAERAKAKMVVVDDSSQKQLIRWREEIPQLIWSHSGISREQALMEEAIAQITQWQQQFDQLSISKDLNFEPGETVRLPSVSAGKVRLWGEVRNLLAIAALILRSANFRTESRGGHYRRDHPAQDEQWLGHTVIEGDQIRLQRLGKSYS; encoded by the coding sequence ATGGGCTTCGATGTATTGGTTGTAGGCGGTGGTGCTGCTGGGCTTTATTCAGCGCTGTGTCTGCCAACGCATCTTAAGGTAGGCCTGCTGACTAAAGACACACTGGCGCTATCAGCAAGTGACTGGGCCCAAGGTGGAATTGCGGCCGCGATCGCACCTGATGATTCAACTACCTTACACATCGATGACACGCTAAGAGCAGGCGCTGGGCTCTGTGAGCCTGAGGCGGTAGAGCTACTCGTCGAGGAAGCTCGGCAATGTATAAATTCTTTGGTTGATCTAGGTGTGGCTTTCGACCGTAGCGGACAGCAACTAGCGATGACGCTAGAAGCTGCGCATTCTCGCAAACGAGTTTTGCACGCAGCAGATACGACCGGACACGCAATCGTCCTAACGCTGGCCCAGCGAGTACTAAGTCAAAAGAATATACAAGTCTTTGATCAATCTTTCGCATTAGATCTGTGGATAGAAGCAGGTGTCTGCAAAGGAGTTTGTCTTTCCCAAATCAACAGAGAAGGAGCATCGGATATCCGCTGGCTACCAGCGCAGGCGGTTGTGCTGGCAACAGGCGGCGGTGGCCAGGTTTTTTCACAAACGACTAATCCTGAAGCTAGTACAGGAGATGGGGTGGCCATGGCTTGGCGAGCAGGGGCAAGTGTTAGAGATCTAGAATTCTTTCAGTTTCATCCAACTGCACTTACAAAAGCAGAAGCGCCGCACTTTTTGATCAGTGAAGCAGTCAGAGGTGAAGGCGCACATCTACTAGATAGCGAAGGATATCGATTTGCTTTTGACTATCATCCAGATGGGGAGCTGGCCCCACGTGATGTAGTCAGTCGAGCAATCTTCTCTCACTTGCAGAAAAATAGGGGTACGGAAGTTGTCTACTTAGACCTTAGCCCTATCGAGCCAGAACGAATTCAGTATCGCTTTCCTAATATTATTCGCGTTTGCAAACAGTGGGGGGTTGACTTATTCAATCAACCGATTCCCGTCTCTCCAGCAGCACACTACTGGATGGGGGGAATTGTTGCTGGACTTAGTAGTGAAACAACCATCGCGAATTTGTACGCGGTGGGAGAGAACGCTAGTACGGGTGTTCATGGAGCAAACAGGCTAGCGAGCAATTCTCTGTTGGAGTGTTTAGTGTATGGAGCGCAGCTTAGGAGTATCCGGTTAGCTGACAAAGCGGCGATTCCTATCGCTACTAACGCTGAGAGAGCAAAGGCTAAGATGGTTGTGGTCGATGATAGCTCGCAAAAGCAGTTGATTCGATGGCGCGAAGAGATTCCTCAGCTAATTTGGAGCCATTCAGGGATTAGCCGAGAGCAAGCCTTGATGGAAGAGGCGATCGCACAGATTACTCAATGGCAGCAGCAATTTGACCAGCTTTCTATCAGCAAAGATTTGAACTTCGAGCCTGGAGAAACTGTGAGACTACCCTCAGTTAGTGCCGGAAAAGTTAGGCTTTGGGGAGAGGTAAGAAACTTGCTAGCGATCGCAGCGCTCATTCTTAGAAGCGCTAACTTCCGCACAGAAAGTCGAGGCGGTCATTATCGCCGCGATCATCCTGCTCAAGATGAACAGTGGTTAGGTCATACAGTGATAGAAGGCGATCAGATAAGACTGCAGAGGCTTGGCAAAAGCTATAGCTAG
- the psbU gene encoding photosystem II complex extrinsic protein PsbU, translating into MKLAIRKALGRWLVFGITLMIVQGFMLSGSSLSAMASPSNSNTAFFANGQINGITLLANAGGKDLRNTVDDKLATAYGSKIDVNNTNIAAFRKHRGLYPTIAGKVVSNAPYDSIEDILDIPGLREVEKDRLQKNMDIFTISDPVPALVEGADRFNNGVYK; encoded by the coding sequence ATGAAACTAGCAATCAGAAAAGCATTGGGTAGATGGCTTGTCTTCGGTATCACACTGATGATTGTCCAGGGCTTCATGCTCTCTGGATCTTCGCTGTCAGCTATGGCATCGCCTTCCAACAGCAATACAGCCTTTTTTGCCAACGGCCAAATTAACGGCATCACGCTACTAGCCAACGCCGGTGGAAAGGACTTGCGTAACACTGTAGACGACAAACTAGCTACCGCATACGGCAGTAAAATTGACGTGAACAACACTAATATTGCTGCTTTTCGCAAGCACCGCGGTTTATATCCAACCATTGCAGGCAAGGTGGTTTCTAACGCACCTTATGATTCTATAGAGGACATCTTGGATATTCCTGGTCTGAGAGAAGTTGAGAAAGATCGTCTTCAGAAGAATATGGACATCTTTACAATCTCTGATCCGGTTCCTGCTCTGGTAGAGGGTGCAGATCGATTCAACAACGGTGTCTATAAGTAA
- a CDS encoding adenylate/guanylate cyclase domain-containing protein produces the protein MATSKPTTEIGPYLVLKKDCKQRPMLLAGNQCWTVGRSEDNHFVLCDRWISRNHAMLQYMETGEFYLIDLGSRNGTFLNGRRVSVPVTLRDGDAITFGQTELNFYCPIAKPDLDCDDKQVQDHSATATLHIRKLISVLVIDIRDYTVMARRLDEKVLSAVIGTWFRYAGEILGKHDSWVDKYIGDAVMAVWIHGTQEVTPESILQIAKAISELNQMTMQLHKEFSLPLPLRIGAGLNTGYAMVGNAGSRDRPDYTPLGDTVNAAFRFESSTKHLGLDLSVGETTYQALAQIGVNEETFKRYATELKGYEQRVVTYGCAFCDLESFIASHEPSYEESVAI, from the coding sequence GTGGCAACTTCTAAGCCTACCACCGAGATTGGGCCCTACTTAGTCCTGAAAAAAGACTGCAAGCAGCGGCCGATGCTATTAGCTGGCAATCAGTGCTGGACAGTGGGTCGTAGTGAGGACAATCACTTTGTGCTGTGCGATCGCTGGATCTCGCGTAACCATGCCATGCTGCAATACATGGAAACGGGTGAGTTTTATCTCATCGACTTAGGGAGTCGTAACGGGACCTTTCTCAATGGTCGCCGCGTAAGTGTGCCAGTTACCTTGCGCGATGGCGATGCAATCACCTTCGGACAAACTGAACTCAATTTCTACTGTCCGATCGCCAAACCGGATCTAGATTGCGATGACAAACAAGTTCAGGACCATAGTGCCACCGCTACTCTTCACATTCGCAAGTTAATTTCGGTACTAGTCATCGACATTCGCGACTACACCGTTATGGCCCGTCGGCTTGACGAGAAAGTCTTATCTGCAGTAATTGGCACTTGGTTTCGTTACGCCGGAGAAATCCTTGGCAAGCATGATAGCTGGGTTGATAAGTATATTGGCGATGCGGTGATGGCGGTCTGGATTCATGGCACCCAAGAGGTGACACCGGAGTCCATATTGCAAATTGCCAAAGCCATCAGCGAACTTAATCAGATGACAATGCAGCTCCATAAAGAATTTTCCTTGCCCTTGCCTCTGCGCATTGGAGCTGGACTCAACACTGGCTATGCCATGGTCGGGAATGCAGGTAGCCGCGATCGCCCCGACTACACCCCCCTAGGCGATACGGTGAATGCGGCTTTTCGATTTGAGAGTTCGACTAAGCACTTGGGCCTAGATCTATCGGTGGGTGAGACGACCTATCAAGCACTAGCGCAAATAGGCGTTAACGAAGAAACCTTTAAACGTTATGCCACCGAGCTAAAGGGATATGAGCAGAGGGTAGTCACTTACGGTTGCGCCTTTTGCGATCTAGAAAGCTTCATTGCTAGCCATGAGCCCAGCTACGAAGAATCAGTGGCCATATAG
- a CDS encoding DUF3120 domain-containing protein, with product MQVLQTITPQVKDIETLQISNKSSVNSSLSNRLSKSDDDSVVSLRRPLPTASLPTASRAGSQLRYRIASLFSRTRVQAFTAAAFLVAVPVFVQAPLVRLVPQVSLLMSAIWLFIGWKLLQKDNTQLWGDLMIGFSWTWLAGAVYWGWFRWDPYVHLPIEALGLPMVLILLRYGKAKIGNYFYLGSLLGTAITDLYFYCVGLIPYWRALMVNPPDQAGRILHSALMRMGTYQGVGSAIVLLSLLVMLGTIPLRSNSTKWWAFSGAVLSTILVDSLFFVAAIFA from the coding sequence TTGCAAGTTCTCCAAACAATCACGCCACAAGTCAAGGATATTGAGACTTTGCAGATTTCTAATAAAAGTAGCGTCAACAGCTCATTAAGCAACCGGCTGAGCAAGAGTGACGATGATTCTGTTGTGTCGCTACGCAGACCACTACCTACAGCTAGTCTGCCTACGGCTAGTCGAGCGGGCAGCCAGCTACGGTATAGAATTGCTAGCCTTTTTAGTCGCACTCGCGTTCAGGCTTTTACGGCTGCCGCCTTTTTAGTCGCCGTTCCGGTTTTTGTTCAAGCCCCCCTAGTTCGCTTAGTTCCGCAAGTCAGCTTACTGATGAGTGCTATCTGGCTATTCATAGGCTGGAAGCTACTACAAAAAGACAATACCCAGCTTTGGGGAGACTTGATGATTGGGTTTAGTTGGACCTGGTTAGCCGGAGCGGTCTATTGGGGCTGGTTTCGGTGGGACCCATATGTCCATCTGCCCATAGAGGCTTTAGGTCTGCCGATGGTGCTGATTCTGTTGCGCTACGGAAAAGCAAAAATCGGCAACTATTTTTACTTGGGTTCGCTCCTGGGTACAGCGATCACAGACCTATACTTCTATTGCGTAGGTCTAATTCCTTACTGGCGAGCGCTCATGGTAAATCCACCTGACCAAGCAGGCAGGATTCTACACAGCGCCCTGATGCGGATGGGAACCTACCAGGGGGTAGGCAGCGCGATTGTGCTGTTGTCTCTATTAGTCATGCTAGGGACTATACCGTTAAGATCGAATAGCACTAAGTGGTGGGCTTTCAGTGGTGCGGTGCTAAGTACTATCTTGGTAGATAGCCTATTTTTTGTGGCTGCTATTTTTGCCTAA